One genomic window of Coffea eugenioides isolate CCC68of chromosome 1, Ceug_1.0, whole genome shotgun sequence includes the following:
- the LOC113776005 gene encoding sorting nexin 2B-like: protein MMGSENQEGGEAHLQASREEMESLVLDGDDGRDHIGNSITSQSYANYRSAMTTLSSSFAASHHPLSFPTPADSDPLLSPPSPQPPLLKSPNSPKPRTTATDDPHHLDPPSYADVVSSPLDDNIEANGGSESPSQHSENSASSFSRSPFSSSDYLEIVVSNPQKEAESSKNSIVPGNNAYVTYLITTKTNISDYGGSQFSVRRRFRDVVTLSDRLSEAYRGFIIPPRPEKSVVESQVMQKQEFVEQRRVALQKYLRRLAAHPVIKKSDELRVFLQVQGRLPLPTSVDVASRMLDGAGKLPKQLFGDSRSVMGPQDVVQPAKGGRDLLRLFKELKQSVANDWGASRPPAEEEDKEFLDKKQWLHDLEQHLTNASKQAEALVKAQQGLSDTMGELGLAFIKLTKFENEEAVLNTQRVRAADMKSLATTAVRASRYHRGLNAQTVKHLDTLHEYLVLMLAVHNAFSDRSSALLTVQTLLSELSSLHSRAEKLETASSKIFGGDKLRIRKTELKDTIRVTEDAKGCAIREYERIKENNRCEIERLDSERRTDFVNMLKGFVTNQVTYMEKIGIEWTKVAEETNRYAKETA from the exons ATGATGGGCTCGGAGAATCAAGAAGGAGGAGAAGCCCATCTCCAAGCGTCCAGAGAAGAGATGGAAAGCCTAGTCCTCGACGGCGACGACGGCCGTGACCACATTGGTAACAGTATAACCTCCCAATCCTACGCTAATTACAGGAGTGCCATGACCACCCTCTCCTCCTCCTTCGCCGCCTCTCACCATCCTCTCTCCTTCCCTACCCCCGCCGACTCTGATCCTCTTCTTTCCCCTCCTTCTCCTCAGCCACCACTCCTCAAATCCCCCAATTCCCCTAAACCCAGGACTACCGCCACCGACGACCCCCACCACCTCGATCCTCCCTCCTACGCAGATGTCGTTTCCAGCCCCCTCGACGATAACATTGAGGCCAACGGCGGCTCCGAAAGTCCCAGCCAACACTCGGAAAACTCGGCTTCATCTTTCTCGAGATCTCCCTTTTCCAGCTCTGATTacttggaaattgtggtttccAATCCACAAAAGGAGGCGGAATCGTCAAAGAATTCGATCGTCCCCGGCAATAATGCTTACGTTACCTATTTAATTACCACAAAAACGAATATTTCCGACTACGGGGGATCCCAGTTTAGCGTTAGAAGAAGATTTAGGGATGTGGTCACTTTATCCGATCGGTTGAGTGAAGCTTATAGAGGATTTATTATTCCTCCGAGGCCGGAGAAGAGCGTAGTTGAGAGCCAAGTGATGCAGAAGCAGGAATTTGTGGAGCAGAGGAGAGTGGCATTGCAGAAATACTTGAGGAGACTCGCCGCGCATCCTGTTATCAAGAAGAGTGATGAATTGAGGGTGTTTCTGCAGGTGCAAGGGAGGCTTCCGTTGCCCACAAGTGTAGATGTTGCGTCAAGGATGCTGGATGGCGCGGGGAAGCTGCCAAAGCAGTTGTTTGGCGATTCGAGGAGTGTGATGGGTCCCCAGGATGTGGTGCAGCCTGCTAAAGGTGGGAGAGATTTGTTGAGATTGTTTAAGGAGTTGAAGCAGTCTGTGGCAAATGATTGGGGTGCTTCGAGGCCTCCTGCTGAGGAGGAGGATAAGGAATTTTTAGATAAGAAACAATGGTTGCATGATCTTGAGCAGCATCTCACTAATGCCTCGAAACAG gCTGAAGCACTTGTTAAAGCACAACAAGGTTTATCTGACACAATGGGTGAATTAGGGCTAGCATTTATTAAGTTGACAAAGTTTGAGAATGAGGAGGCTGTATTGAATACTCAAAGAGTTCGTGCTGCTGATATGAAAAGTCTAGCAACTACAGCTGTTAGAGCGAGTAGATATCATCGAGGATTAAATGCACAGACTGTGAAGCACTTG GATACTCTTCATGAATATCTGGTGCTAATGTTAGCTGTGCACAATGCATTCTCTGATCGTTCAAGTGCTTTATTGACGGTGCAAACCCTTCTTTCAGAATTATCTTCTTTGCACTCGAGAGCGGAAAAACTTGAAACTGCATCATCCAAAAtatttggtggtgacaagttaAGAATCCGCAAAACAGAGTTGAAGGACACTATTAGAGTCACTGAGGATGCTAAAGGCTGTGCAATCAGAGAATACGAGCGCATCAAG GAAAATAACAGATGCGAAATTGAAAGGCTAGACAGTGAAAGGAGGACCGACTTTGTAAATATGTTGAAAGGATTCGTGACCAATCAG GTTACTTATATGGAGAAAATTGGAATCGAGTGGACAAAAGTTGCAGAGGAGACCAATAGATACGCAAAGGAGACTGCATGA